Genomic window (Mycosarcoma maydis chromosome 5, whole genome shotgun sequence):
AGTACTGCTTGGAATTGACGGCGACGAACCCAAAACCAACGAAACGCGAGAGCTGTTGTCGAGAGTATAAAAAAGGATCAGCTACTATCTAGTCTTCGAAGGGCCAGGAGGAAATCTTTACTTACCACTGTAGACAGCGGAACAGAGACTCACGACGATTACTGGCGCCGCCACAAGTAGAACCCAGAGCCACGAAAAAACCATCATCGGCCAGCATCCGGCTTCCTCAAGGATACCATATCTGTTGGACTGGTTGACGATCATCAGGCTTGTGTATATGATGGGAATGCCAAGGCAGATGAGAAGATCAATGATAACGGCTCTCCTATGGTCCCCCGGACCAGCTCGGACCTGTCTTGTTGAAGCTATACTCTCTAACTTGCGGGCGATCGCAAGATTCGAGGCTGGAATTGCGATGAAGAGTAAATGCCGCAACCTCACGCCTGCGAAACGACCGAAAGTAGATTATTGGTTAATGAAAGTCTCAAAATCTTTATCGTTGCTGTGAAGCTGACTACTTACTCAATTCGCAATAGGCTGGAGCTAGATCCGCAGTTGTCTTCCACCAGACCATCGAGTTTACGAAGTTGTCCAGATTGCCCAACATGAGCCAGATTGAAAGCATGATAAGGCCAACATTTTTGGATTTGATATGCCAGGCAAATGGCATGAGaaccaagaagaaggccaCTAGCGCAAAGAAAGGCGTGATAtggtcgagcatcttggcacGTACAAGATTGTTTTGGTTCCGCTGAGAATAGAGAGGAGTTAGAGGGGCGTGAATTCAACGTCGGTCAGGAAAGTCTCTGTTTTCATATTTATGGGAACAAGCAGAAAACTCCGCTTCGTGAGTCAGAGGTCCCTCACGGTCGCACCATGGTTTCCTTTGTTCTTCTCGTGGGAAGGTCGATGAAAGGGTCAGTATGAAAGGCAaggcgacgaggatggGTCTTTTTTCTATCCGAGATGTAAGTGCCCTTTGTTCTTAATTTCCAACTGTGAACCGCAAAGTCGTGGATCGAAAcattcattcacgatttgtaTGCTTTTGTTTGGCACTGACGCTCTTTGAGGTCTTTCAAAATTTGTTGCACTCGATTCACAGGGCAGTGAAACGAAAAGCACCATGATATTCTGAGTATGCGGAGCCGACAATAGTGACCACAGAACCGCAATGGACTAAGCTCACATTTGGAAGGCAGACACCAATCCGGTTGTTCAACCTTTTCAACCCTGTGCGTGTTCATGTTCAGCGATCTTTGAGCTTGACAAGCCTTTTTCGAGGCCAAGCTACCTGAACTGTGGAAAGTGTCATTTGTTAGAGCATGCACATCATATTAGTGACTTGTATGATTTTCGAAGTTGTTCATTTTGCATCTGCTATTGTGTATCTTTGCTCTTGGGTCAACCCTACAGGGAGAAATGTCTTGATGTTAGCGTGGCTGTCGTGTGAGCCCGAGAGGGTCATCCTTCGAGAGCTGTCGTCATGAGTGACAAGTGATGTTGTGCTCCAAACCGTGGGCATCGACCACAAGGGATGGAAGCGCCAACAAGATTTACAGAAGATTGCCAAAAGACGAGAACGGAAGATCAACCGAGAAAGGAAACGTGATCAGCCATCTGCCAGCATCTCCCTCGTCCCATCACACTACCGTGTCGCTCATTTACCTTTGGCAGAATCAACGCAAGAAGAGCTAGGAATGAAAATCTATTTACATACCACCCCATGATGCTTTTGGTTGTCAGCTCTGATCCATCTCGTGTCATCCTCAGACATGTTCAACGTGTCAATATCACTTACAAAAGCGACATCCAAGGGCCACCCGTCGACACTTCCTTTGTTCTGTTCGACTTAAATGGCTTGTCGTGTGCGATGTGGGCGCAGGCAAATACCAAACCGGCATAGGCAATGTAAGGCGCACGAGTGAGCATTGCTGCACCGGACATCATCGAGACACTGCCCAAGAAAGAGGCATAGACATCGAGATCGTCGGGATTCCACGACTTTGGCAGCACCAAGGGTCGCATCTGCTCTGGCCGGCGTGGGTCTGATGCGTCTACTCGTCGGTACGACATCGTGTGTAAATGGTGTAGAGTGGGTTGATGGATCGGATGTGGTCTGAGAGCGCGATGCGTCCAAATGTGAATTCGGTACGCGATTCCAGCTCGGAACTCGGAATTCAAGTTGTGCAACAGCCACGTGGGTATATGAAGCTGGACCGAAGAAGGACATCTCAGTCGCATATGCTCAGTCTGCATACGGTAAAGGCTGGTGCTTTTtcgcatcgagcttgataTTGAGGATGATTTTAAGGTCTGCTCACAGTTCGAAACCCAGCAGAAGATTGTCAATCAATCTAGTCACCTTTCCGTCCTTTCCCTGACTGATCAAAGCCGCTCCACTGAGGATGGCGCCTTCGCTCATGTCGACCGCATCAATGCCCTTTTCCTTGGACACTTGCTCAAGAttctcgagcgtcttgggGTGATTTAGCGAGATGTAGTCCAGCTTGAGATTGACGCCTTTTCCGTCGCTCATACACTCTTTCGCCTGTTGCAGGACAACTGCTCTCGCGTTGTCCAGCGTCTTTCTGATGCGTTGCTCCTTGGTTTCATCTGTCCAGTGCGACTGCTCCCACACGTCTTGACCTTTTCTGAGTGCACGATAGAGTACAGGAGCGACCTGTCGAGAATCCGGAGTCAGGTAGGCGTTACGACTGCTGAGAGCAAGATTGTCCTTCGGATCGCGGCCTGTGGGGATAACGCGAACATGTTCGGGAGATGGTGGATGTGAAAAGACAAGGTCGGACACGAGACGTCGCAGCACGACCGACTGCTGAATGTCCTTTTGTCCGAAGTAGGTGTTGTCCGGCTGGACGATGTGAAAAAGTTTGGTGACGACGGTGGCTACGCCGCGGAAGAACGTCGGCCTGCTTCCACCTTCCATCTGGTGACTGAGACCCTTGACCTCGACAAAGGCACCGATCTGGTCTGCTACCACCTGCGTAAAGCCATTCGGATACATATCCTTTACGCTAGGGGCAAATACTACGTTGACTCTGCGATCTGAGCCGGAAGAGTGGGAGTAGAGCGCGGCAAGTTTGGAAATGTCGGACTTGAGAGTGCGTGGGTAGGATGCGAGGTCTTCGGTGGGCGCAAACTGGGCAGGGTTCACAAAGATCGAAACAACCGTGTAGTCGTTTTCCTGGAGAGAGGCTTTTACAAGCTTGAGATGCCCGTCGTGAAGAGCGCCCATAGTTGCGACAAAGCCGACCGACTTGCCGTCGCGGGTGGCCTGTGCTCGCCATGCTCGGTAATCGCGTACGTTGGTGAACGTGGGAATGGGAGAGTCGGCTA
Coding sequences:
- a CDS encoding a2-pheromone receptor Pra1, producing the protein MLDHITPFFALVAFFLVLMPFAWHIKSKNVGLIMLSIWLMLGNLDNFVNSMVWWKTTADLAPAYCELSVRLRHLLFIAIPASNLAIARKLESIASTRQVRAGPGDHRRAVIIDLLICLGIPIIYTSLMIVNQSNRYGILEEAGCWPMMVFSWLWVLLVAAPVIVVSLCSAVYSALAFRWFWVRRRQFQAVLASSASTINRSHYVRLLLLTAIDMLLFFPIYVGTIAAQIKSSISIPYGSWSSVHTGFNQIPQYPASLVLMENTFQRNLILARLVCPLSAYIFFAMFGLGLEVRQGYKEAFHRALLFCRLRKEPKASALQHVVADIEVVTFRSHDTFDANTSTKSEKSDIDMRGSEAA
- a CDS encoding a1-mating type protein Rba1; the encoded protein is MSYRRVDASDPRRPEQMRPLVLPKSWNPDDLDVYASFLGSVSMMSGAAMLTRAPYIAYAGLVFACAHIAHDKPFKSNRTKEVSTGGPWMSLLFSFLALLALILPKLSKDDPLGLTRQPR
- a CDS encoding putative pantoate--beta-alanine ligase, with translation MSQRGALEALRRVLSQALGSRASSGICVASAASRLVMQPHRVLKPMRSTFSYPAQDRPFSSSARHNHKVLPEEITSTSTMLSSTTASPVADSPIPTFTNVRDYRAWRAQATRDGKSVGFVATMGALHDGHLKLVKASLQENDYTVVSIFVNPAQFAPTEDLASYPRTLKSDISKLAALYSHSSGSDRRVNVVFAPSVKDMYPNGFTQVVADQIGAFVEVKGLSHQMEGGSRPTFFRGVATVVTKLFHIVQPDNTYFGQKDIQQSVVLRRLVSDLVFSHPPSPEHVRVIPTGRDPKDNLALSSRNAYLTPDSRQVAPVLYRALRKGQDVWEQSHWTDETKEQRIRKTLDNARAVVLQQAKECMSDGKGVNLKLDYISLNHPKTLENLEQVSKEKGIDAVDMSEGAILSGAALISQGKDGKVTRLIDNLLLGFEL